In Fusarium oxysporum Fo47 chromosome XII, complete sequence, one DNA window encodes the following:
- a CDS encoding pyridoxal phosphate-dependent transferase, protein MDSAQFREAARTAIDEITDYYDNVSSQRVVSDVKPGYLRPLLPSSAPLEGESWTDIHADIESKILPGITHWANPRFMAFFPCSSSYPAALAEMYSNTFNGAHFNWICSPAVTELETIVMDWLAKALGLPECYLSGGSTHGGGVIHGSASEAILTVMCAARDKYLAAVTRDMDEDAVWDVRSKLVALGSAGSHSSTKKAAQVLGVRFVAIPVTEEDGFAMTGRAVAKTVAELRARGLEPFYLTATMGTTDVCAVDDFAGIVEALSPTAGTEKDIWVHVDAAYAGSALLLEENQPLTTPMADFHSFNFNPHKWMLTTFDCSAVWVRSRAWLIESLSIKPPYLRNQFSDNELVTDYRDWQIPLGRRFRSLKLWFVLRSYGIRGLQAHIRNGVTLGESLQTKLASRPDLFTIFTSARFGLVTFRVKGADETEINGRTEELYEWVNRTGEFYLTSTIVNDKFAIRVCTGVERVREEHVQRIFDVLVERTEADLGKTT, encoded by the exons ATGGACTCTGCACAGTTTCGCGAGGCAGCTCGTACAGCTATTGACGAGA TCACTGACTATTATGACAATGTCTCCTCGCAGCGTGTCGTATCCGACGTGAAGCCAGGCTATCTTCGACCTTTACTCCCATCCTCAGCCCCTCTTGAAGGAGAGTCCTGGACTGACATCCATGCTGACATCGAGTCTAAAATCCTTCCGGGAATCACCCATTGGGCCAACCCCCGTTTCATGGCCTTCTTTCCATGCTCAAGCAGTTACCCTGCCGCACTAGCTGAAATGTACTCGAATACCTTCAATGGCGCCCATTTCAACTGGATTTGCAGCCCAGCAGTTACAGAGCTGGAAACAATTGTCATGGACTGGCTTGCCAAGGCGCTCGGTCTACCGGAATGCTATTTGAGCGGCGGTAGCACCCATGGAGGTGGCGTCATTCACGGCAGTGCTAGCGAGGCTATCCTTACTGTTATGTGTGCTGCCCGCGACAAGTATCTTGCTGCCGTCACGAGGGAcatggatgaagatgctgtctGGGATGTTCGAAGCAAACTTGTCGCTTTGGGAAGTGCTGGATCCCACTCGAGTACCAAGAAGGCTGCGCAAGTTCTTGGTGTCCGCTTCGTCGCTATTCCTGTCACTGAAGAAGACGGGTTTGCCATGACTGGTCGTGCTGTTGCCAAGACGGTAGCTGAATTGCGGGCCCGTGGACTGGAGCCTTTTTACTTGACTGCTACGATGGGTACAACTGATGTTTGTGCAGTTGATGACTTTGCTGGCATTGTCGAGGCGTTGTCTCCTACAGCTGGCACAGAGAAGGACATTTGGGTCCACGTCGATGCTGCTTATGCAGGATCTGCacttcttctcgaggagAATCAGCCTTTGACTACACCAATGGCTGACTTCCACTCTTTTAACTTCAACCCGCACAAGTGGATGCTTACTACCTTTGATTGCTCTGCTGTTTGGGTCCGATCACGAGCCTGGCTTATCGAGTCTCTGAGCATTAAGCCGCCGTATTTGCGTAACCAATTTTCTGACAATGAACTGGTCACTGACTATCGTGATTGGCAAATCCCTCTTGGACGTCGCTTCCGATCTCTCAAGCTATGGTTCGTTCTTCGCAGCTATGGCATCCGAGGTCTGCAAGCACACATTCGAAACGGTGTTACGCTTGGTGAATCTCTCCAGACGAAGCTGGCCAGTCGACCTGACCTattcaccatcttcacctctGCGCGCTTTGGCCTGGTGACCTTCCGCGTCAAGGGAGCCGACGAAACAGAGATCAACGGTCGAACGGAAGAGCTTTACGAATGGGTCAACAGAACCGGCGAGTTTTATCTTACCAGCACCATCGTCAACGACAAGTTTGCGATTCGTGTATGCACAGGTGTTGAGAGGGTTCGAGAGGAGCATGTCCAGCGCATCTTTGATGTCTTGGTGGAGAGAACAGAAGCAGACCTGGGTAAAACTACTTAG